A window of Lepidochelys kempii isolate rLepKem1 chromosome 1, rLepKem1.hap2, whole genome shotgun sequence contains these coding sequences:
- the LOC140904912 gene encoding G-protein coupled receptor 183-like, which yields MATTAATVASQLTVFTYSNESSCDVYNHHFAAKVIFSFFYTVLLVFGSCGNVLALYVTFHRGKKINSTDLYLINLAVSDALFTLALPGRIAYYILEFNWPFGDWFCRVTAFIFYMNTYVGIYFMTCVSVDRYIAVVHTRRLGRFRKVSRVKYICMLIWFIVFLQTISLLFRPMTKKIGDKLTCMEYFNFEEIPKLPFILLGACMIGFCLPVGIILVCYVQINLKLCRAAKENPLTDKNGHHRKAFTIILVVLLAVVICFSPYHLNIIQFMIRKILHQPSCSAQKAFKMSLQITVAFMNMNCCIDPIIYFFAFRGYKRRLLRLFRTSGSVPSSSTGKSYSESNSNSHNQGVCSSSA from the coding sequence ATGGCTACCACTGCTGCTACTGTTGCATCTCAGCTAACGGTCTTCACTTACAGCAATGAAAGCAGCTGCGACGTGTATAACCACCACTTTGCAGCGAAAgtaattttttcattcttttacactgtcctgctggtcTTTGGCTCTTGTGGAAATGTCCTTGCCCTTTATGTCACCTTCCACCGAGGGAAGAAAATCAACTCAACTGATCTCTACTTAATCAACCTTGCTGTGTCAGATGCCCTTTTCACGCTTGCTCTGCCTGGAAGAATTGCTTATTACATCTTAGAATTCAACTGGCCTTTTGGAGACTGGTTCTGCAGGGTGACGGCATTCATCTTTTACATGAACACGTATGTGGGCATCTACTTTATGACATGTGTGAGTGTCGACCGCTACATCGCCGTGGTCCACACCCGGCGGCTTGGCAGATTTAGGAAAGTGAGCAGAGTGAAGTATATCTGCATGCTGATATGGTTCATTGTGTTCCTGCAGACAATATCATTACTCTTCAGGCCCATGACCAAGAAGATAGGAGATAAGCTGACCTGCATGGAATATTTCAACTTTGAAGAAATTCCTAAGTTGCCATTTATCCTTCTGGGGGCTTGCATGATTGGATTCTGCCTACCAGTGGGGATTATATTAGTTTGTTATGTGCAGATCAACCTAAAACTGTGCAGAGCAGCCAAAGAAAACCCCCTGACAGATAAGAATGGGCACCACAGAAAGGCTTTCACAATCATACTGGTTGTGCTCCTTGCAGTTGTGATCTGCTTTAGTCCTTACCATTTAAATATCATTCAGTTCATGATCAGAAAGATACTACATCAGCCATCTTGCTCAGCACAGAAAGCCTTCAAGATGTCTCTTCAAATCACAGTGGCTTTTATGAACATGAACTGTTGCATTGATCCAATAATTTACTTCTTTGCATTTAGAGGGTATAAGAGAAGACTCCTAAGACTATTTAGAACCAGTGGCTCTGTTCCATCCTCCTCCACTGGAAAGTCATATTCAGAAAGCAACAGCAACAGCCACAACCAAGGAGTTTGCTCATCCTCAGCTTAG